ATGACGTTGAGTACGAAGAGGAGGTATGGCCATTTTGTCTGCGACGACGAGCACGTTGGAGGCAAGCAAGGAAGGCAGTGCGGGTGTCGAGTATTGGTTGGAGGAAGAAGGGGCGCGAGGTTGGATACAGCGTGTATAAACCTATCAAGGACGTGTAAACTCATGTATGTATTAGATTCCCCCTCTTCTACCATTTACTTCCCATGTCTTACTCTATATCCCTTCACTCTAATCAGCCATTCACTAACAGCTCGTGTTCTAGCTACTCCGAAGCCATATCGCATCTCTACCGTCCACACGTCTTCTCACTCCTCCACATAACCCACCTTCTCTATCTCCCATCCTCCCTCTCGCAACCGCGCCTCAACTCCATCCGCACCCTTCATCTCCGTTGGGCCATCCGCGCGCTTCCCTATCTACGCCGTGGTCCCGCAAACCGCATCGCATACCGCGAGGACACGGCCAACTGGGAGCGTGGCTGGCAAATTATAGCCGGCATGGAAGAGCTGAGGAATCTTTTTGTCGTTTTACTCGACCCGAGTCCACAGCAATTGTGGGAAAGGAGCTGGCTGGAGCTGCAGGATATGCTGCTAGAGAGCGTGAAGGATGTGAAAAGGCCGAGGGAGGCAGTCGTCGTTCTTCCATATCCAAGTTGTGGGACCGAATGGGATTCGGCCGATAGTAGTGTGACGCTAAGAAGTCCGATTGGTGGCATAGTCGACCAAGACGATCAAGATTGAGGTCTCCGAACGATACCAATTCCAGTTTACATGTATACGCCACTTTCAGAAATCGGACCAGATTACGAGCATGCTTCAGGGAAGTGCACCGACTGCATTATCATTATATTTTATATACAAGCTCATCTCTGTTCATGGCCTCTATAAGCCAAAGCAGTTTGCGAAATAAGTTACCGTAGCCGGCCAATCCGAAAACATGGCCTTGATCTTAACCTGGTGCGCAAGAACATCAAGCACCTTGTACATGTCCCCATCATTATTCGTGACGTTGGCGACGTACTGGTAGTAGTAACCACCACCATCAATCTGCAGCCACCCCGAGCGTTCAAACGACCACGCAACCATCTCAAGCCCGTTCTCCTGGCAAGCGATGGCATACTCAGACGGCACAATCTCACCTGCATCGTTGAGCTTGGTAAGGGCGAACATAGCCGGAGCCATGATCTTGACACCACGAGCCGCGAGATCAGGAATTCCAGCCGTGGCATTGGCATATCCCTCTGGTGTATCGACGCGCTCATCAAGGTAGACGGCCTGTACACCAAACTCGGGCTCATTGTCGATCCAGTAGAAAACGTCGTCTGGCAAGAAGGACTGTAACCATACACGCTCTGGCTCGATTTTGTACTCGCGGAATTTATCCACCAAGTCCTGGGCGTACTGCTCCTGCGTATATCCGTCGAAAGGCATCTTGACCTCGGGGGTCTTGAGTTCAGGCGTAAACTTTAGGCCCCAGCTATCCACTAGGGGGATGTAGTCGTCGACCGTCATGAGCTTCGGGCAGTTCTGCGCGTAGAGATCGGTTCGGAAGTAGGGCGTTCCGTCCATGTATTCCTTCACGGTTGTAGCGTTGGGATTGAAGCTGTCCATCTTGCCGCAGAGGGTACCAAACTCCTCGAGTGTAATGTCCGAGGTGCAGCACTTGGCGGTCGCAGCGGTCCCATTTGCAGCGGGAGAGAATGGAGTGGTACACTTGTCGGCAAGTgtagtgttgaggatgtTGGTCGTGGTATGCAAGTCGCATTGAGCATGGCGGCAGACGAGCTTTTTGTCTTTGGTGAATGCAACGTCGCATTCAATCACACCGGCGCCCATGCGATGAGCAGCATTATAACTTGCAAGCGTGTGCTCGGGAAATTGAAGCGGCGCTCCACGATGGGCCAGGACAAAGTCTGAAGTCTTGAAGTCTTGCTCCGAGCAGCTTTGCAATTTCTCTTTCAATGGGCCATCATCCATATTGTCAACGAGGTAGTACGGTCGTACACCAACCTGAACATTGAACTTTTTGTGGCCATGGCCTCTTCCATTTCTAGGCACGACAGCAGGTACGGCTGCAGCAGATGCGAGCCCAAGAAGAGCGGAAGTAGCGACGAGGAACTGCATCGTAAACAATTATCCGCACAAAACGTTTTGGGACCCCGGGGAAGCGAACGGTTCCTGCAGGGCGCAGAGCGTTTCTACGGCCATGCTACTTCTTATCTGCGTCGGCGGTACGCTAAAGCTACATGATACCTCGGATGGCCCACCCGCACAGTAAAAGCCACACAAATCGAGGGAGCCAAGGTACGATGTTGGCTACTGCACGTGGATAGCTATCCTGGTACGCGGCTCTGAATGTTACTGCGAGGTTGGTGGAGGCCGACATGGATAAGTTAGCTTGCCAAGCTACCAAGCACCCGCGGCTTATCACGTTGCTCAACGATACGTGGGGATGCGTGGGAGCCAGCGGAGCAACAAGCTCGATTTGCCGATGGGACCTTGGTTGCAGGATTCGAGTGCGTCATTTTTGTGTTTATTCTTGGCATCATGTTGCTTCTGCGGCCTAGTTGCTGCGCTCGTCGCGCTCGACTTTCTCGGTAGAAACCTCGGGGAGTGGCCGATATAGCCCCGAATGACAATGTGAAAATCTATCCTGTCTGTGCCGTGAGCAACTAGCCCGACGTAAATTCAGGTAGATGTGAGTAGCTATTGAACGAATGCTGCAGAAGTTCGAACTTTGAGACTACAAAAGAAGGATGTGGGCGATAACATCTCATATCGCTGTGTTGGGCGGCGACAGCGCTATGCCAGGGCTATACCGTAAGATAAATGTTGATTTTTTATATATATTTAGAACACATCAGTCAAGCTAACAGCAGCGGTGAGTAGATACTCGTTCTCCCATATGGCACATGTAATATACGGGAATTCCGAAACTTGGATCGTCGCTGACTGTGTTCTCAATCCGGGGCTGAGTAGGCGTTATGCTTTACTAGTTGACAGCATAATCCTAGACAGAATCGTCATCGGTGTCAGAACTATCTCTTTCTGGTAGCTTGAAGATGCATCTGGAATTGCCGACATCGATTTTGGTTGAACATCTCCAGTTAGGAAGAGTGATGGCAAAGTCTCTTGGCGCAGTGATGTCCTTGATGGGTGCCAGTAAGTCCCTACTATTCTGTGTCCAGAATTCGCCATAACAGTGGTCCCAAAGGTCTAGACAAAAGTAGAGTTTTATGTGTAGCCGCCGGAGACCAGTCAGTCGGCTAAGCGCTTCCCATGATCTGAACCATTCGCACCTATGGCGTTCGCGCATCAGGTTCACTTGAAAGTATTGCTGGTAGTCAACGTCCCAATGAATGCTGAGATTGGTGACCTGGGCCATGCGTTGGGGTAGGAAGAAGTACGAGAGATAACCTGTAGTTGGATAGTCTTCTAGGCTGGTCGATATGAAGAAATAATTCGACTTGTAAAGATATTCGACTGCTTCTGAGTAACTGTACATGTTGTTAGACTTAGTAATACATGGTCACGGTGTCGACGTCGATCGCCTTGTGGCCAGCATGGGGCCTGCAGTCTTGCGTTGACATATGAATAAAACGGAGATAGCTTACATTATGCGACATGTTCTCAGCAAAGGTAGCGCCAAATTGAGACTGTTTTCCTCTCGAGAGGGACTGATATAGCAACTGCAGCAATCGACACTGCATCGTCGTGCGTTCAGCTGTCCCTGCAACAGGGAAAGATGTATAGAGTCTTCTCTCAATGCTTCCTCGTAAATCATACGTCGTATCTCTAGGGGTAGCTTGGTCATAAACGTGGATTGAGTTTGAGGACGTGTTGTTTGGCCCTTTTGTAGATCTGTCGATGTTATGCTGAGCGCGCGTCTGCGAGGCCAAGGTACTATCGGCTTCACTGGCTCTGCTTTCCTAAAGCGCTCCGTTACTTCGCTCCGGTGAGGTAATAATAAGAACAAACCGCACACGCAAGGCGAGCAGATTGTCCACAGGAGACATTTGCCCGTTTGCCAGGCTACCGTATGCAGACATTTGCCCGTCTGTCTTCCGGCAGCCTTGAGCTTGTCGCGAAAGCGGGTCGGCATCGTTAGATGAAGTGAAATGTCGAAGCGATGAGGGTTATTAAGTAGAGGCTGGATAGTCTTGTGTTAGCTGGTGCACTTGCCCTGCAGGGAAGGGCGGGGAAGACGGACCTTGTGGAGCCGAAGCGGCAAGCCCCACCACGTGTTGGGGATAGAGCGATGACGTTCCCAAGGTCACAGTCGGCCACAAGACGTCGTCAATTTTCCAGTGCTGGGTAGTGCATGCCAAAATAACACATGTCCGTATATGACATCCAACTCGTGCGCCCCTAGTCTCTCACGTGGAATGTCCAATGACAAGCACCTTTCGCTGCATCACTAACTCTAGACCAGACATTACGGAAAACACCTCCAAGGACTATACCCTTCCAGAAGCAGGCTGGATGTACATTATAACTCTGTTCAACAACTACCTAGGTAATCTCCAAatcaccaccaaggaagTGCAGAGTGCTACATACCGCATACCACCCGCATAACGCAATATCCAATTCATCCATTAAATTCTAAAGAAAACAAGCAAAACCCAAGCCATCTTCCAACAAGCCCCCTCTAAAAACCCAACCTATCCAGACGCCATACCCAACCATATAATTATACTTGTCAAAATCATCATCTTCCCACTCTCCCCGAAGATTCCGATAATAATGTATACTTTGCCCCGGGTGAAAAGTCGTCGCAGTACCGCTTATAGCACTCCTTTCGGGGCTCTGCGAGCTTTTACCGGGAGTAATAGTGAACTGAGTAGTACCTGTAGCTATTCGTTTTGCAGTTCTGCGAGCTTCGCCTCTTCGGCCTTGGCGTCTTCGGCTAGTGATGTTTGGGCCAGGGGCTGGATTACTCAGATCTGTAGAGTGGGTGGCCGTGTGCTTTGGGGGCGGGTGTGGTGGCTTTGGGTATTTTTCGGTGGGGATAGGGGGTGTTGGTTTTAGTATATTTTCTGGTATGTTTTTGTCGCATCCTGTGTGGGAACCCACTTGACGAGGGCGGGGTGGAGGGTGATGGCCTGGTTTAGATGGATGGGTGTGTGGTGGGCTTGGTCGTGTAGGTGTATTTGGGTGGGTAGATGGTGTAGCTGGTTGCGTAGACGATGTATGACCCCTAGGGCCAAAGCCTGGAGGCCAGAAAGAAGGTGTGCTAGAATGATAACTATGTCCGGTACCCCACTTTCTGCCATCTCCGAGCCCCGTTATATAGTCTGAGTTGTAACCATACTCCTTCATCGTTGCAGATGTTGCAGTTGTGTTGCTTATGGCGTATGAGGTTGTGGCAAATGCTCAATGACTAAATGGCTTTTCAATGAGTCTTGGTACGAAGAAAAAAAGGTACTCCGCGTGGCAGTATATATACACCTTAGGATTAGTGAGTTAACTCACAACTAGTTTAATTCTTCTTATCCTAGCGAGTGGTGAGCTCGGATTTATTCACGAGTAGGTGTCGTGCGGTCACTTCACGCTCAAACATCACCGAGCACTTCTATGAATTGCAGAAATACACAAGTCATATCACAGCAATCTGAGCATGTCTTGTGGGGAGAGATATCTCATAGACATGATTCTATCCCAATGCCATCTCTCAAAAtgttggagtgggtgaaccgtacgcatagggaagaagttgaggattgactgaggttgtattgtacaagctatggaaagtttatgtaggtgagtgaccataaacagcgctagtctcagataggcatcgtcccatcaccaaaccgtgacacAAAACCATGTCTTGCATTGCAATCTACATGACTACATCCATGCTCAAGAAATACCGTCTTTCGTCAGCTCACCGCAGACCACAGAAAACGCTGCCATCTGTTTCTTCAGTGGTACATTGGCAGGAACGAAAGAATTAGCGGCAGCGTTCAAAGCATTGTTGAGCTTGCTTTTTTCTGACTGTGGCGAGGTATCGGTGCTCGACGACGACTTCATCGCTGCGCCCCATGCCTTTCCATCTTTGGGATATATGGACAACACACACCAGTTATTTCCATGCTCGATACCGATAACGTTGCGCCAGTCTTCCAGATCTTGGTTCTTGAACATTGCAACCTGCGATCGAATGATTTGCTTGGTGTGGGCGTTGATAATTCGTGTGCCGTCGTGAATGAAACTTTTGGTCgtggttgtggtggtggGTTTAGTAAGTCAGTCGATAGAAGGTTCGGAGTCAGTAAGAGATGGAGGGTAGGCTTATGTACTGCACGGCGATTCACTCATTTACTAAGCTCCGATGAAGCGCGCGCAACTGCTTGAGAAGTAACTACTTCTATAACTCACCGCACATGTCACGCCAATACCGCAATTAACGCTAGAGAGTACAGTGAAATCCAAGAAAGACCACCGTTCCAGGTGTATGCTAAGCGCCTTGCTTCCAAGAAATGCGAATATGTGATAGGGTGTAGGTTAACACGACATGCATATTGCTCTAGAGCCAAAAGTCTCTGATGTTCCCTATATTTTGAACTCGAACCAAACTCAAGAGTGTCCACAGATGACTGTGAGATTGAAGAAAGTCGAAGACGTAGCTACCGTCGCAGTGCCACTTCCTGAGCACATATGAGTCTAACGCATTCAAATTACTAATAGGTGGACTAGTATTCCCTGGATACGTCGAGGGGTGAGAGAATGAGATGGGCATGTGATTGCATTATTGCAAAGCGCGCATGGGTATTCCTCGCGGTATTGACGATTCCGAGTGTTGAAGTGTGATGATAGAGTGCGGAGAGTGGCTAGGCTAACGTGATGGCATCACACCATTGCAAGAAAAGATACTAAGCTAGTCCATCATTAGTAGCGGTTCTGACTCCGTTAACGAATAGACTAATGTCAGTAACATGACACTTGTAGGGTTAAGTACGGAAAGGTACATGTAGACAGAGATAAGGCACTTTGTGAACGGGTTGAGAGAATCGAAAACATCTATTTAAGAAACCCATAGATACCTCTATCATTACTAAATGAAAGCCAGAATAATGAAGACCCATGACAATTCATCATCGTGAAAGAGATTCATCGATGTGATGGTAGCTTGAGCCCCAGAACGGTTAGACCCCGCGGCAATGCCCGCTTAGTCATGATATCGTCTTCGCAATTCGCAAATGGCATGCAGAACACGGGCAGCACCTGAATAACCAGCAGCCATGCCACCACGGCTACGACTCGTCCAATTGGCGACATCGCTACTCTCCCTATCGAGCAGGACAAATGCCGCGCCTCTAATCGCCCCGTTCCTCCTGCCCGCACAGCAAAGATGCGCCTCGATCCTCTCCTCGCTCTCTGACAACGCCGGCGCCTACAACAAGAAAATCCGGCGGGGTCGCGGTCCTGCGTCGGGAAAAGGCAAAACAGGTGGTCGTGGACAAAAGGGTCAGCATGCCCACGGAAAGGTGCCTGCTGGGTTTGAGGGAGGTCAGACGCCGCAATGGATCACGAACCCAGAGCGAGGGCGCGGGAAACACAACCCCTTCAAGGTGGAAATGTCGCCAATCAACTTGGACAGGATACAGGAATGGATCGATCAGGGGCGGTTGGATCCTACGAAACCGATTACCATGAAGGAATTGGCGAAATCAAGGTGTTTGCACGGCGTGAAGAGACATGGCGTCAAGTTACTGGCGAGGGTATGACTTTTCCCTTTCACGAGCGCAACGCAATTGCTAATCGGTGGCATAGCATCCAGAGAAGCTAACAACACCCATTCACATCGTCGTCTCCCGTGCTTCGGCCGACGCCATCGCACGAGTCGAAGCCCTCGGCGGCAGCGTGACGACACGTTTCTATTCCCCCACCGCCATCAAGCGCGTACTGCGTGGCGAAACTCACCCCGTCATCTCCCTACAAGCCTCGCCGGACCTAGTCGCCCTCGCCGGCCGCATACCAGCCGCCAAGATCCCCTCCCCGATCCTTACGGCCCTCCAAACGGCGGCCGAAGACAAGAAGAACGAGGTCATGGCGCAAGTCATGAAGCAAATTGGCTCAAAGTATAAATACAGGCTGTCTGACGCTACGGCAAGAAAGGACATTGAGTACTACCGCGACCCCGCCCACAGGGGCTATCTCAACTATTTGATGAAAGAAGGCGAGAGCCCGAGTTTGTTCTTCAAGCCGCCGGGCGAGGCCAAGGACAGGAAGAAGCAGAGCGCAAGGAAGAATGCGGCAAAGGCCAGTGCCGAGAACCGCCTCTTCTAGAGGAAGGTATCACGAACAAATATACTTGAACAAAACCATATACATGAGCATGTTTGCCCCATCAGTGACATATTTTCAAAGCATGTGTCGAACCATTTTGTATCACAAAACCCCCCCATGTAATATGTAGGTAAATGGCCGACTCCACCTCCCTCTAGTAGAAAAAGGCCCTGCAATCTCGCCCCAACCTTCCCGATCGAAGCCAACAAATCCACTTCCACATTTTTTTAAACATCAGCAACAACAGCCACAACAACCACCACGTCCCACGTAAGATGAATTGTATGAAACACGGATACGAGAGTCGTGGTGTCCCTTGACCTCCCTCCCTTATTTGAGTAGGTAAAGCAACACCTTCCATCATGCAGCCCCTACCTGACTGGCCAAATGTTCtcgcgacgacgacgacgacgacttCTGGGACAACGCACCATCCCAAGCTGACGTGCACGCGCGCGCTGCcgtcgccgccgccgccgctgcCAGCTCCCCTAACTAGTCATGTGTGCTATTTTTCCCACGGCCCATTTTTGCCTTTTCCACTTTCTCCAGACAGACGGGGCGGGCGTGTGAATTAGCGGGTTGGTttgtatgtatgtatgtgtGTATGCCGTGTAGGAAGAGGGAAGAAAGGTTGCGCTTGGGAAACTATATCGGGCGTCCCACGGTTAACCAAGATTTTGATTTTCGCCATAACGAACGGACGGACGGACggacgacgatgacgacgtcaGCTTTTTTTTCTTGACAGCGGCATAACATACATTCTAGTCAGCCCGCAAACATGGTTGACACGTTACTCATAGCTGACGGTCTAGAAGCCCATGCTTGGGCGTGCGGGCGTGCATGAAGCAACAACTTGTTAATGCGTTGTTTTGGGTCGGGTGTTTGGAAACGACGGACGACCTACTTACGTGCCGGCATGAAACATGGTTGGCATCGGGACACGCGCGCGCGGTCTCTGGTTTGCGACGTCGAAAAGGGCAGATTACAAAGGAAAAGAAGGTGGATGATTTGTAATTATTAACCCATTATAGGGCAAGTTTTTCGGTGTAGTACTGGGATCATTGGTATCCATGTCAGATCGCATCTGTATCATTGAGATGGGCGCCAAGTTGTGGCTGATGTGCTTCTCCTTGACGTCTTTGTCTctgtgtgtgtgtgttgaGACGTGACCAAAGAAAGAACAAGGGGGTTCCTCTGAGACATGTGAGAAGCTGCAGCCTTATAAAGCGACGCAAATATACCGACAAAAATCCAAGGGTGGCTGTGGAACACGGCAAACTTGCCTATTGATGATACCTTAGCACCACCTCACTGTGCAATTAGGCTTATAGCGACGGAGTCCGAGTGGAGGGACAATGCCAACATCAGAGACACAAACAACAACGTATGTGTCTCAGATGGTACATCTTGTCCTATTCTTTCTAGTATGACCGTTTACGTGCATACGAGCAATGCCTTGTGACCAACGGGATCGACGAGAAACAGacccaacaccaacaacagTTTTTTATCAAAGTCCGATATAGCCATCATGGCGAAAATAGACATGCGCAGAGTAAACTTGAAAGACGCATGTGACAATAGTGGGTCGTGGGCGTTGCGACAAAAAGACCTGGCTAATGTTTGATGATGTAGGTCTCAAAGAAAGAGCTGCGGGCTAGGTGGGACCGGTAACGGAAATGCTACGATGAAAGAAAAACCGTCAACAAGGTTCCAGTTCCTTGGGTGGCTTTTCGGGCAGCGAAAAGGAAGTTTTTGGTTTTTTCAAGACAAAGGCTAAGCCGGCAGACGAATGACGAAAGAGGACGACCATACATCAGTAATCATGGGCCGATTACGGCATGTGTGTGTGTGCTGCCACCGCCGTTACTTGTTGCGACGTGTCTGTAGTCAACAGCATATGATGGTCTGCAATCCGGTGAGACAACCTTGCCTGTCTTACGGACACCTTGTGCCGACGGCTGCTTGCGGCATCTTGCCTGCCCGATTCCTTGTAGCTGCACAAGGCTGAGTAGTGGATATATAGACCCGTACTGAGAGCTCGTCATAGCCCTCTGTAAGTAGGGCACACACTATGCATATATTGGTAGTAAGCCAAGACATTCCGGCCTATTCGGTGACATGCAGGTGGCGCAGATGCCGGCCCGTGTTCAAGTGATGAGTGCGTTCGCTTGCAGTCAGGGAAAGCTGAAGTGGATGCGCTGAGTGATGTACCTACTGCGATCAGCGCCGTCTGGCCCCAAGCCGCGCCTTGGATAGGCTGGCATGATTAGCTGCAACCAGCGGCTCGAACGACCATCGATCAGGATAGATGAGCGCCCATGGTTGCTTTTGAGCACCGCAACAAGTGTGGAGTGGCCGTTGGGTTTGGGCGTTGTCTGCTTGGTTGGCTTTTGCATGATGGTGACACGGTGAGTCGCCGCACGCAGAGGAGGCACCGCCTAATGTCAAGGCGTTGCTGAAACATGGATACCATATTCAGCGCTAGGCAGCCAGCGGCTGTGTAGCCTACGAAAGCCGACAAAGTAAGGAAGAAGCTGAGTTTGGCCGGCTAGCCCTAATGTTGTTCATGGACGACGGGTGGTGCAAGGTTCTAGCAACGGGGAGCGACGTCGTTGGTGCAGATTGGAGGAACGTCCTGCATGTTATCTCGAAGGATGGGGTATAATGATGTGTAACTTGGTCACGTAGAAGGCCGTAGAGGGGTCGGATGAACTAGCAGGTGGAAACATGGAAAAGACATGGCTAATAGAACATGTGGCGTAACGCATGCACCCGTGGAGTCGTCGTTGTCCATGACAGTGTCAGCCGCGGGATAGAAGAGATGCTAATGGTCAGGTGCGTCGCCTCGCAGATCGATAGCCAGGCCCTTGTATACATTTTCACTCAATCTCCGGTGCAAAGCAAGTATCGGTGCCCCTTGGATAAAGCCTATCGCTCCCGCGCGTTGTGGTCTGACCAGTCATCATGCTGTAGCACTGTCAGACGAAGCAGCCTTTTCAGGCCCGGTGGTTGTGTCACACTATACCTATTTACAATTGTCAAAGGACGGTATCTAGACAGTGCAAGGGATCCATCATGCTGGTCACGGATGGCTCGGGGGTTGGATGAGGGCGTAATATTGCTCTGGAGCGTGGGGTTCCGGAGTGCTTATTCGCCAGGGGTCGTCTTACCTACTTGTTTGAGCAGCAGAGAGCGGGGAATTGGCGATATGGATCTCAAGGACGCTAGGCCCAACACGGTGGGCTCGTGTGGCAAGAGAGTACGAGCAGCTGAGTCGGCATGAGGCTGGCCGGCCGACTGCGAGGACTCGCGATTGTGCGTCTATCGCGCTCTGCTTTTGCGAATTAGCCCGCTAAGGCAGCAGCAGTGACAGAGCGGAGCGAAAGAGGCGTAGCGGCACAGGCCGTGGTTTTGGGCAAGCCAAGAACGAGTCGCGAGCATTTTTGCTCTGGCCAGGTAGCGTGATCGGTGACCACCTCTGGCGGTAGGTCTTGGGCAAAAAGGTTCCGCGGCACGGTTTAGGCAGAGATTCGTAGCGAAGACGGTGAGAAGTACGGTATACCCAGCACATGTCGGATGCCGCGGCCAAGGGTTTGCATCGTGACTTGTTTGTGCCCACCCTCGAGGCTCGGTTGAGCAGTTTTTTTCTTCACGGCAATC
The sequence above is a segment of the Pyrenophora tritici-repentis strain M4 chromosome 3, whole genome shotgun sequence genome. Coding sequences within it:
- a CDS encoding UgpQ, Glycerophosphoryl diester phosphodiesterase, which produces MQFLVATSALLGLASAAAVPAVVPRNGRGHGHKKFNVQVGVRPYYLVDNMDDGPLKEKLQSCSEQDFKTSDFVLAHRGAPLQFPEHTLASYNAAHRMGAGVIECDVAFTKDKKLVCRHAQCDLHTTTNILNTTLADKCTTPFSPAANGTAATAKCCTSDITLEEFGTLCGKMDSFNPNATTVKEYMDGTPYFRTDLYAQNCPKLMTVDDYIPLVDSWGLKFTPELKTPEVKMPFDGYTQEQYAQDLVDKFREYKIEPERVWLQSFLPDDVFYWIDNEPEFGVQAVYLDERVDTPEGYANATAGIPDLAARGVKIMAPAMFALTKLNDAGEIVPSEYAIACQENGLEMVAWSFERSGWLQIDGGGYYYQYVANVTNNDGDMYKVLDVLAHQVKIKAMFSDWPATVTYFANCFGL
- a CDS encoding RplO, Ribosomal protein L15; translated protein: MPPRLRLVQLATSLLSLSSRTNAAPLIAPFLLPAQQRCASILSSLSDNAGAYNKKIRRGRGPASGKGKTGGRGQKGQHAHGKVPAGFEGGQTPQWITNPERGRGKHNPFKVEMSPINLDRIQEWIDQGRLDPTKPITMKELAKSRCLHGVKRHGVKLLARHPEKLTTPIHIVVSRASADAIARVEALGGSVTTRFYSPTAIKRVLRGETHPVISLQASPDLVALAGRIPAAKIPSPILTALQTAAEDKKNEVMAQVMKQIGSKYKYRLSDATARKDIEYYRDPAHRGYLNYLMKEGESPSLFFKPPGEAKDRKKQSARKNAAKASAENRLF